A genome region from Festucalex cinctus isolate MCC-2025b chromosome 17, RoL_Fcin_1.0, whole genome shotgun sequence includes the following:
- the nif3l1 gene encoding NIF3-like protein 1 isoform X1 — protein MSVRWRHRKPEECGSQLLMSRLILTGCRILPKTFLSQSPRRVWTRFIPQTEFSHFCAILPRFHSFLRPSPMELKDVVKVLEDLAPLSLAEPWDNVGLLVEPSQPRPVQTVLLTNDLTEAVMEEARAQGCDLIVSYHPPLFRPIKRLVQKDWKQRLAVRAVEAGIAIFSPHTSWDSVSGGVNDWLIGGLGNGQVSVLNQAYVDFPYSHIVEFQCKNDILDALLEELEALDGLLVQDPVRIDAVKTQVGLYCSGSVLASVVDKVTRYVITSDKSLRILKAETPPRLGHGQGRLSVLDEPVTVATAVKKMKSHLGLRHLRLALGQGRTQESFVRTVAACAGSGASVLNGVQADLYITGEMSHHEVLDAVAKGTSVILSDHSNSERGYLSVFREKLAEKVPAHVVVMVSKADRDPLEVV, from the exons ATGAGCGTGCGATGGCGTCACCGGAAACCGGAAGAGTGCGGCTCCCAGCTTCTCAT GTCTCGCTTGATATTGACTGGATGTAGAATTCTTCCAAAGACATTTCTATCGCAAAGCCCCAGACGCGTTTGGACCAGGTTCATCCCTCAAACTGAATTCTCTCATTTCTGCGCCATCCTCCCCCGCTTTCACTCCTTCCTCCGCCCCAGCCCGATGGAACTAAAGGACGTGGTGAAGGTTTTGGAGGATCTGGCTCCCCTCTCGCTGGCCGAGCCGTGGGACAacgtgggcctgctggtggagCCCAGCCAGCCGCGGCCTGTCCAAACCGTCCTGCTGACCAACGACCTCACCGAGGCGGTCATGGAGGAAGCGCGGGCCCAAGGCTGCGATCTCATCGTCTCCTACCATCCTCCGCTCTTTCGACCAATCAAACGGCTGGTCCAGAAGGACTGGAAGCAGCGATTGGCTGTCCGCGCCGTGGAGGCCGGCATCGCCATATTCTCGCCTCACACGTCATGGGACAGCGTTAGTGGAGGAGTTAACGACTGGTTAATTGGAGGACTTG GTAACGGTCAGGTGTCAGTGCTCAATCAGGCCTATGTGGACTTCCCTTATAGTCACATAGTGGAATTCCAATGCAAAAACGACATATTGGATGCTCTCCTGGAGGAACTCGAGGCTTTGGATGGGTTGCTAGTTCAAGATCCTGTCAG AATTGATGCAGTCAAGACTCAAGTCGGCCTCTACTGCAGTGGTTCAGTACTGGCTTCTGTTGTCGATAAAGTGACACGTTACGTCATCACGTCCGACAAATCCCTCCGCATTCTCAAGGCAGAAACT CCCCCCAGGCTGGGCCACGGTCAGGGGCGACTGAGTGTTTTGGATGAGCCAGTAACCGTAGCAACAGCTGTGAAGAAAATGAAGTCCCACTTGGGTTTGAGGCACCTCCGGTTGGCCCTCGGACAGGGACGCACGCAAG AATCCTTTGTGCGGACCGTCGCTGCGTGTGCGGGATCAGGAGCCTCGGTGCTGAACGGCGTCCAAGCAGACCTTTACATCACCG GTGAGATGTCCCACCACGAGGTCTTGGATGCGGTTGCCAAGGGAACCAGCGTCATCCTCAGCGACCACAGCAACAGCGAGCGCGGCTATCTGTCCGTATTCCGGGAGAAACTAGCCGAAAAAGTTCCCGCCCATGTCGTGGTGATGGTCTCCAAGGCTGACCGGGACCCCCTGGAGGTTGTGTGA
- the nif3l1 gene encoding NIF3-like protein 1 isoform X2 encodes MELKDVVKVLEDLAPLSLAEPWDNVGLLVEPSQPRPVQTVLLTNDLTEAVMEEARAQGCDLIVSYHPPLFRPIKRLVQKDWKQRLAVRAVEAGIAIFSPHTSWDSVSGGVNDWLIGGLGNGQVSVLNQAYVDFPYSHIVEFQCKNDILDALLEELEALDGLLVQDPVRIDAVKTQVGLYCSGSVLASVVDKVTRYVITSDKSLRILKAETPPRLGHGQGRLSVLDEPVTVATAVKKMKSHLGLRHLRLALGQGRTQESFVRTVAACAGSGASVLNGVQADLYITGEMSHHEVLDAVAKGTSVILSDHSNSERGYLSVFREKLAEKVPAHVVVMVSKADRDPLEVV; translated from the exons ATGGAACTAAAGGACGTGGTGAAGGTTTTGGAGGATCTGGCTCCCCTCTCGCTGGCCGAGCCGTGGGACAacgtgggcctgctggtggagCCCAGCCAGCCGCGGCCTGTCCAAACCGTCCTGCTGACCAACGACCTCACCGAGGCGGTCATGGAGGAAGCGCGGGCCCAAGGCTGCGATCTCATCGTCTCCTACCATCCTCCGCTCTTTCGACCAATCAAACGGCTGGTCCAGAAGGACTGGAAGCAGCGATTGGCTGTCCGCGCCGTGGAGGCCGGCATCGCCATATTCTCGCCTCACACGTCATGGGACAGCGTTAGTGGAGGAGTTAACGACTGGTTAATTGGAGGACTTG GTAACGGTCAGGTGTCAGTGCTCAATCAGGCCTATGTGGACTTCCCTTATAGTCACATAGTGGAATTCCAATGCAAAAACGACATATTGGATGCTCTCCTGGAGGAACTCGAGGCTTTGGATGGGTTGCTAGTTCAAGATCCTGTCAG AATTGATGCAGTCAAGACTCAAGTCGGCCTCTACTGCAGTGGTTCAGTACTGGCTTCTGTTGTCGATAAAGTGACACGTTACGTCATCACGTCCGACAAATCCCTCCGCATTCTCAAGGCAGAAACT CCCCCCAGGCTGGGCCACGGTCAGGGGCGACTGAGTGTTTTGGATGAGCCAGTAACCGTAGCAACAGCTGTGAAGAAAATGAAGTCCCACTTGGGTTTGAGGCACCTCCGGTTGGCCCTCGGACAGGGACGCACGCAAG AATCCTTTGTGCGGACCGTCGCTGCGTGTGCGGGATCAGGAGCCTCGGTGCTGAACGGCGTCCAAGCAGACCTTTACATCACCG GTGAGATGTCCCACCACGAGGTCTTGGATGCGGTTGCCAAGGGAACCAGCGTCATCCTCAGCGACCACAGCAACAGCGAGCGCGGCTATCTGTCCGTATTCCGGGAGAAACTAGCCGAAAAAGTTCCCGCCCATGTCGTGGTGATGGTCTCCAAGGCTGACCGGGACCCCCTGGAGGTTGTGTGA
- the cabp5a gene encoding calcium-binding protein 5a: MSLGEACIFLRGGKNISRDLADDEIDELRDAFNEFDKDKDGLISCKDLGNLMRTMGYMPTEMELIELSQNINMNLGGRVDFEDFVDLMAPKLLAETAGMIGVKELKNAFKEFDADGDGEITTEELRSAMKKLMGEHMSRREIDAIVKEADDNGDGTVDFEEFVRMMSG, from the exons ATGAGCTTGGGAGAAGCGTGCATTTTCTTGCGAGGCGGGAAAAATATC TCAAGAGATCTGGCAGACGATGAGATCGACG AGCTGCGCGACGCCTTCAACGAGTTTGACAAGGACAAGGACGGCCTGATCAGCTGCAAGGACCTGGGCAACCTGATGAGGACCATGGGCTACATGCCCACCGAGATGGAGCTCATCGAGTTGAGTCAAAACATCAACATGAACC TTGGCGGCAGAgtggactttgaagattttgtgGATCTGATGGCACCCAAACTTCTGGCGGAAACAGCTGGCATGATTGGCGTGAAGGAGCTGAAAAATGCCTTTAAAGAG tttgaCGCAGATGGCGATGGGGAGATCACCACGGAAGAACTGCGCTCAGCCATGAAGAAGTTAATGGGCGAGCACATGAGCCGACGAGAGATCGACGCTATCGTCAAAGAAGCCGATGACAACGGGGACGGCACAGTAGACTTTGAAG AGTTTGTCAGGATGATGTCAGGATGA
- the LOC144005309 gene encoding gap junction delta-3 protein-like gives MGEWSFLSGLFDHLQAHSPMLGRFWLLLMLVFRILILGTVASDMFEDEQEEFACNTLQPGCKQVCYDQAFPISQYRFWVFHIVLIATPSLLFLMYAMHHHNKRSSGSKAPQHYRETHQLRRFYIVHVAFRLFAEVAFLVGQYWLYGFKVEAQYPCDRFPCPYTVDCFTSRPAEKTVFLCFYFAVGVLSAISSCAELLYSSAKWFCSGQKHCSDPSTHSYKPGELTEKSSEKTASGCGPSSGKSRMGSHRSGKKAHWAPPKYRNGKYVSSKTFMV, from the coding sequence ATGGGGGAATGGAGTTTTCTCAGCGGACTCTTCGACCACCTCCAGGCCCACTCGCCCATGCTGGGCCGATTCTGGCTCCTGCTGATGCTTGTCTTTCGGATCCTGATCCTGGGAACGGTGGCCAGCGACATGTTCGAGGACGAGCAGGAGGAGTTTGCGTGCAACACGCTGCAGCCGGGTTGCAAGCAGGTCTGCTACGACCAGGCCTTCCCCATCTCCCAGTACCGCTTCTGGGTCTTTCACATCGTCCTCATCGCCACGCCGTCGCTGCTCTTCCTCATGTACGCCATGCACCACCACAACAAGAGAAGCAGCGGCTCCAAGGCGCCACAGCACTACAGGGAAACCCACCAGTTGAGGCGCTTCTACATCGTCCACGTGGCCTTTCGGCTGTTCGCCGAAGTTGCCTTTCTGGTCGGGCAGTACTGGCTGTACGGCTTCAAGGTGGAGGCCCAGTATCCCTGCGACCGCTTCCCTTGCCCCTACACCGTGGACTGCTTCACCTCGCGCCCGGCCGAGAAAACCGTCTTTCTCTGTTTCTACTTTGCCGTCGGCGTCTTGTCCGCCATTTCCAGCTGCGCGGAACTTCTCTACAGCTCCGCCAAGTGGTTTTGCTCCGGTCAAAAGCATTGCAGTGACCCGAGCACCCACAGCTATAAACCTGGAGAGCTGACAGAGAAGTCTTCGGAAAAGACCGCGTCGGGCTGCGGCCCCAGCAGCGGCAAGTCCAGGATGGGGTCGCACAGGAGCGGCAAGAAGGCTCACTGGGCTCCTCCCAAGTACAGGAATGGGAAATATGTGAGCAGCAAGACGTTCATGGTGTGA